Genomic segment of Dromiciops gliroides isolate mDroGli1 chromosome 3, mDroGli1.pri, whole genome shotgun sequence:
ttaaccccattgccccataaaaacaaaaaaacaacaaaacaaaacagtgtattagtgtcccattttttttccatatgccctccaacatttgtcattttctcctatCATTTTAGCTAATTTGTTATGGTGTGATATTgcaacattgttttaatttgcatttctctaataaataatgatgtagagaatttttatataactatgtatatttttatttttttatcaaaaaacttcctgttcatagcctttgcccatttatttatcaattggggaatgattcatattcttataaatttgacaaagatcTCTATAATTTTGGGATTAAACCTTTATCTAAGAAACTATAaagattccccacccccacaattttctgctttccatcTAATctttgtaagggctaaaattctagctaagctatctaaaatccaatgagtggtcgctaacaaattataagctttagcaagagtatttaaatgtttaagtatttattaaagagcattaggatcagagaaaggtaaaaatctaactatttctaagagaccctatcacctgacccaccatggtgaggtaaggaaccaaaagagagactGAACCCTTCCaccagcatccgcttcctacttcgtgtcctcctcccagaaaatgggaggctcctcaagttgattggctggtagccttgatagacagcacccacgagcaaatgtcacttcctgatgctaaggaccatGACCACAttgcttgccctcagaggccttcacctcatggtggcgctttgctacagtaagtctccaacaggtggtgttattccaattgttacatcttGCCTACATTGGTTTtacttgtacaaaacctttttcatttaatcaaaattattcattttacatctgaTAATGCTCATTTGTTCAcaaattcttctcctatccataagtctaATAAGTAATATCTTCctgatttttctaattttcttatgctATTCCCCTTTATAtgtaggtcatatatccattttaaccatatcttggtaaatggtgtaaggtATTGGGGctatacccaatttctgccagtgctttccagttttcccaacaattttttttacagtAGATGATGCACTTTATTGTGAATCAGCCCTCCACTTAACCACCATCTCTGCCATATCAGGTTCCAACAAAGAAAAGAGGTATTGTACTTGCCCCCCAACAATGGCTTTCAATCTCTAGGGTAGGAAGAAGTTATAAAGATATGAATAAGGCAGCACTACTGAAAAAGTCTGGGGTGATCTAGTTGGGCCTCCTCCTTATTGTGACAAAAGGCTCttttttggcgggggtggggggagaaggaatCCCATCAAACTGGCTGGATACACAACTCCCAAAGTAGGGTGGCACTCCATAACCAGACAACACCCCAAGCTCAGGCCGGCCAAAGCACTGCTTATCCCCGTAGGAggctttttcttggggggggggggggcatccatCCTCATTCTGAAGAAGTTCCATTCAGAGTCGACAGAGTTTGAGCCCCTGCTGGGGGTTAGGGGCTGCTGGTTCCGGCAGCGTTGGCCTTCTCCTCCAGATCACCCAGGAGCTGTTCTTGGGACAGTGAGcagaatgtatatgttatattgGCAGTCTagccatgaacaattaatattgctccaattatttaaatgacCTCATTTGTATATAAAAAAGTGGTTTTTatttatgttcatgtagttccttgGTTTGTCTTCGCTggtatactcccaagtattttatactgtttagAGATATTTTAAAGGTctttcttactatctcttcttgcatgggtttgttggtgatatatagaaatgctgatgacttatatgggtttattttacatcctgctacTCTGCTAAAATAATCAATTCTTTCAACgaactttttagttgaatctctaggatttttgaaatatatcatctgcaaaaagataGTTTTAcaatctttatatataattggaaaataaaataacaccaagggaaaaaaaagagatagttttgttACTTCATTGCTCAGTCTGCCCTTTGCCCATTCcttttattgctattgttagcatttttaaaacagtattgggggcagctaggtgtcgcagtggataaagcaccaaccctggattcaggaggacctgagttcaaatttggccgcagacacttgacacttactagctgtgtgaccctgggcaagtcacttaaccctcattgcccctccaccCCAAAATACTGAATAATACTGGTGATAATGTACATCCTTGTTCCACTCcagatcttactgggaaggcttctagcttctcattacaaataatgcttgctgatggttttaggctgatacttcttatcattttaaggaaaaatccatttgtaCTTTATGcttgtgtttttaataggaatgagtgttgtattttgtcaaaagcttttctgcatctattgatataatttttgttacttttattgacatcatcaattatgttaatagttttccttatgttaagccatccctgtattcctggtataaattccccCTGATCACCATGCAGAATCTTTGTGAAATATTGTTGCAGTCTCCTGGCTAGTATTTTacttaggatttttgcatccatatttatTAATGACATTGTTCTacagttctctttttctgtctttgttcttcctggtttgggtatcagcaccctatttgtttcataaaaggaatttggtaggattccttctttgcctattattccaaattcATTTAATACTGATTGGCATTAGTTGGTCTctaaatttttggtagaattcacttgtgaatccatctggtcctgatgcttttttctttaggaagctcatttatgacATATTCAATTTTTTagatatttccttttctattaacctaggcagtttatatttctgtatttttccatttcacttaaattgttaaattgatTGGCATATAAATGgtcaaaataactcctaataattcctttgatttcaccttcattagtggtatattaacccttttaattttttatactaacgatttcattttcttctttctaaatcaaattaaccagtggtttattttactgggttttttggtttttatttcgcaccccccccccacaaaagcaACTTCTAATTTTATTGATTCAATGGctttcttatattattttgttaattttacctttaatttttggaatttccaatttggtgtttaattggggatttaaactttgttcttctttttaaattacatacccaattcattggtctgctctttttcttttttattggtaTAAGTATTTAGAGATGTAAATTATCCTGATTACAGTTTTTGCTGCATCCCACAGGCTTTGGTATGTTGTTTTGTTATCTTTAATAAaatcattattatatattatattgaagTCATTTCCCTCCCTAAACTTCCCTTGTTCTACCAAAGtcatcaccatccttccagttcaTAGTTTTGGTATTATCTTCCACTCTTTACTCTTCTCACCTCAAAccttgttatttctatttttacagCATGCCTTAGATTtggccccttctctccactcaaacagCTGCTAGCCTGGTTCACCTGTCACCTAGATTATCACAATGGCAGTTTCCCTGCCCCAAGCCTCTCACTGCTCAAGTCCACCCTACACATTGCTGAAATTTCCTTTatcatagatctgaccatgtgtcTTCTTTAATCAGCCAGCTCCAGTGGCTTCATATCACCTTGCCCAGTGGCTTCTGGGTGGTTTTCTGTGGAGTTCTGGGATGGAAGAAGTGACTTAGTGTAGTTTCTCATTGTACATCTTGGTCATTATCTTTCCTGTTGAGATTTCTAGGTTTTTGCTGTACTAGACATGGGGAGCTAATTTGCCTGTGACCATCCAGGTAGACGTTATTTTTTGGCCAGAAGTCCCCCCAAAGCTCTTTTTCAGGCATGTGCTCAGATTTCTATGGTCATAATCTTGTGATTTCCCTAAGTAACATGTGACAGCTTGTCTTTGTGGAAAGATATCATGGCATAATAAATTGAGAAAAGGAATTGGAAGAAAGAAGTTCTGCGTTCAGATTCCACTTGTCACTAACTTTGGGatcgtggttaagtgacttaatcactgtttccttatctattacaGAGGGATAACATATGTGGTGTACAGGGTTGCCAGGAAGctgaaatgagacatttgtaaaggaTGCTGCAAACCTTTAAGGTGCTGTAAAAATGTGAATCAATCCAATGaacaagtattaagtgcctactgtgtgatgtacataaatataaaaatgaagtttGTTCCTGCACTTATAGAGCATGAGGGAActaagaaagattaagtgaaaaATCTGAGAGAGAAAGCTAGGTCCAGCCTAACCATACTCTAGGTCATATTGGATGTGGGTAACTGCTTCACCCCTCATTCCTTTCCACTTCAGCCACAGAACTTTAGACCTTAATTTTTAGGTCAGCCGGGTAGTCGTGCCCTCATTTTTACAGTGAGGCCACTGAGGCCAACAGAAGATGAGTGTCCTCCCCAAAGTCACAAGATCCCAAGCACTCTGTCCAGCACTGTGCTTACTGCTTTCCATCACTCTTtgctgcctttaaaaaaacaacttctcCTTTGACTTTTGTCATCTTCTCAGTATCATGGCTGTGTAGATCTCTTAAGGGCTTGGCTCAACTGGCCATACCTCTTTCAACTGGCTCCGCCCCCCAGCCCCGCCCCTCATTCTTTCAGCTCTGAATGTTCCCAGActgaaattactttgaatttagtttataggggcagctaggtggcgcagtggatagagcaccggccctggattcaggaggacctgagttcaaatacgacctcagaccctgtgtgaccctgggcaagtcacttaactccaattgccacgttaaaaaaaaaaaaaagaatttagtttATAGAAACCAATCCGTGCCTCCCCCTACTAAAGTGTAAACTCTTAGTGGACAAGAACTTAGgttctctgtctttgtatccccagcatctagtattgtgcctggcacatgataggtgcttaatgaacCTGATTTCCAAAACTGGGTTTGGTTATGTGAATGAATGGATTATATTAGGTCTTCTTGTTGGGAAGAGACAATTTAGAAAACTAAAAATTTTTTATGtacatagaaaatatagtaaagcCTGAAATAATTTTTCCTCCAGGTATAGGAAAcaaccacctttttttttcttttttttttttccatgttccaTGTTTCACCAGGCCTTCTGAGActtaactgaagaaaaaaaaaatgtttatttctccgGATAATCACACCTTCCAGCTCCTGTCATATCCTGGGCACCCACCTCTAGATCCCAGCTGCATGGTACTCTTAATTATACTTGTGAAAACATTCCTCAACATTCTAATGATAGCCATTCGAAGAAAGGACACCTACCAAAGTTTTCTGGAATGTTTTTGCATGTCTGTAGTGCTCCTTGACTTCTTGCTTTTGGTGGGCCTATCTTTTATAGCCTATTTCCAGGACTTTGCCCTTTGGGGCATTAGGTTTACAAAATACCACATCTGCCTGTTACCTCAAATTATGTCCTTTGCCTACGGCTTCCTGCACTGCCCGGTTTTTCTTCTAGCCGGTCTGGATCACTACTTGAACATCTCTCAGACATCAAAGACCTTGCACTTCTGTCAAAacgtcttttatttcttttcagtcatttttatttgGATTGCAGCCCTTGTGTATGTTTTGGGAGACCCCGTTATTTACAGAAGCCTGAGTAAACATGGTCTTCCTTCCTACCAGTGTCCCTTCTACATTAGCATCCAGAGCTACTGGCTGTCAGTTTTCATGGTGGGTGTCCTGCTGGTGGCTTTTGGAACTTGTTGGTCTGAAGTCTTGATGCTGATTCAGTCCCTTCACATCACTTCCTATATGAAGGAGACCGCCTTGTACTTTCCCCTTGCACCAGACTGGGATCACACGGTCATCTGTAAAAAACAGCTCTTGACCAAGCTCCTCATCTGTTTTCTTGGAACCTGGCTCCCATTTGTTTTCCTTCAGATAATCATTCTGGTTTTGGACATACAGATTCCAGCCTACGTGGAGATGAACGTCCCCTGGTTGTATTTTGTCAACAGTTTTCTCATTGCCACGGTTTACTGGTTTAGGAGTCATGAGCTTAAGGTAACAGAAACAATTTTACACGTGGACCCATTTGTCAGCTGGAAATTCTGCTTTCTTCCATTTACAATTCCTCATGCTGAGCAAACGGAAAAGGCTGCAGCAGTAATAGTCTGTTAATCTGTTGCTGTGTTGGGTCATTAAAGCCCAGAGCTCAGTTCATTGCGATCATCTTTGTGAATGGAGCAGATGAGCAAATCTGAGGATGACCATCCAAGGATGGTACAGAAACCACTCCAAGGTACCCAGTCACGTTGATGTTTGAGGCCACAAATTGAAATGCATGGATAGGGTTTGGATCCAGAAAGTTCCAAAAAAAGTTGGTAACCTTTTTTAGAATTACTAAACAAGAAatgttctttaaacatttttttaaaaagtcaacaactGCCTTCATTTTATTATTCCAGGAGGTTTTGTACTTCAGATGGAAATTTGTTCCAGATCTCAAAAGCAGAGGTCATCTGATGGACCCTATTAATGTTTGTATTACCCTGGTACCAGATCCTTATGTCAATCAGAGACTTACTGACAACTTTGCAGGTGTATGGTttctattaaacatttttaaaaggatttttaaaatcatgtccTCTTATTTGGTTGTATTTTGGGGGAGGTGGAGAGGATGCAAGGATTATTTTCGGTATTTGGCAAGGTAGCATGGCCAACCTAAAAGTCAGGGGGACCTGGATTTAGGGCGCTGTGTGACTGCCTATTTCACTTAACCAGGTTATACTCCCAGGACACTAACTATCAATTACAGGATTGTTGTTCACCCGTATTGGTAGAGTGCTTTCCTTtcttgaatttccttttcttttttttttttttttttgcggggcaatgggggttaagtgacttgcccagggtcacacagctagtaagtgtcaagtgtctgaggccagctttgaactcaggtcctcctgaatccagggccggtgctttatccactgcgccacctagccgcccccttcttgGATTTCTTAATGGCAATGGCGTTATAGGTCCGAATGCCCACagctctattttatatatatatatttttttggtttttttttttagtgaggcaatcggggttaagtgacttgcccagggtcacacagctagtaagtgttaagtgtctgaggccagatttgaactcaggaactcctgacttctgggccggtgctctatccactgcgccacctagctgccccttatatatatttttaaatattatttgaattactttaataatctttacttttaaataataaaatgtctCCAAGTGATTCATGCAatgattgtttttaaaagatgtatcTTGCTAGATTATAGAGGAATTCCTTGAGATAGGAAATGTCTTCAGAGTGAATTATATCATGGctaatctattttctcatttcctgACATTTTACATAGATATATTCCAATTTTCATGTTGAGATAAAATAATAGAggcctctgggggaaaaaaatgaaaataaagttccAGATAAAAGACCTGGGGATTGTTCTGTGAGGGCCACAGTAGGCCCCTTCTCTGTGTGCCACACCCAATGCCTTGGCTCCACAACTGTCTCAGAATGGGgggctgggaggaggaagggacaaAACACAGTCATTCCCATGGTCCAGCTTTCCATACCAGCTGATCCTACTGACTCCTCCTGAAACCGACTGGAGCAGTTAAGAGGAGAAGCTGAGGTCTCATCTCTCCTCAGTGGTGAAGGCACAAACCAGCCTTGTGGCATGCCAGTCTTTGCAACAAGAGAAGCATGGCATGTCATAATCATGCCGAATAAGTGATGTGGAGACAACGCTCTGGCCTGCCAACTCTCTCCCAGGTGACATTCATTTCCATTCATCAGCGGTCCTGGGCCAAGCTCCAGGAATGCAAAAAGGTAGgatacagtccctgctctcagggagtatATGAGCTAATCTAAGGGGGAAGATAATCAACTCTGATACAAGGAGAAGTACACAGTACCTAGAAAAGATCTGGGCCAgtgctgggagggagggagggagaacactaGTGTGCCCACCTGGGATGGGTGTTGAATGGCCAGGGAAGACGAGGGGCCTttgtgggagaagagggagcagaAACATAAAAGACAGTAAGCAGCAGTCTGATTTGGCTGAAATCTGTGAGATGGACAAGCAGCCTGGATCCATGCTTGAGAACAACTGCAATCTACCCAAGAAccaagaatttagatgctaaaaATTCCAGCGATCCTTTAATCAGGTAATAGGCACCATGTCCTAAAATGACCAAGAACTTATTAACCAGTGTTTGTGGATCACACTGAACATAGTGCCAAGTGCACATGAGGACTATCATATTGCGTTATATTACCCAGAGGAAGAGAAGCCCATTAGCATCATCAATGTAGAGgcagaaggaacttcagaagccaTCACATCTAgaactccctcattttaggaatgaggaaatcaaagcccagagaggttacagTACTGGTCTCAGACTGGTGTCTGAGAAGGGATTCGAACCCACGCCTTCCTGACTGGCTCCCTTTCAACA
This window contains:
- the GPR160 gene encoding probable G-protein coupled receptor 160, with the protein product MFISPDNHTFQLLSYPGHPPLDPSCMVLLIILVKTFLNILMIAIRRKDTYQSFLECFCMSVVLLDFLLLVGLSFIAYFQDFALWGIRFTKYHICLLPQIMSFAYGFLHCPVFLLAGLDHYLNISQTSKTLHFCQNVFYFFSVIFIWIAALVYVLGDPVIYRSLSKHGLPSYQCPFYISIQSYWLSVFMVGVLLVAFGTCWSEVLMLIQSLHITSYMKETALYFPLAPDWDHTVICKKQLLTKLLICFLGTWLPFVFLQIIILVLDIQIPAYVEMNVPWLYFVNSFLIATVYWFRSHELKVTETILHVDPFVSWKFCFLPFTIPHAEQTEKAAAVIVC